ATCCACAGGTGACAGGTGTCATGTGCGGGGAAGGAGAAGAGACCTTTCTGGAACTGATGGAATATTGGAATCAGGAGAGGGAAAGTCTGGATACGATCAAGGGTATCGTATACCGGGAGAATGGAACCTGCCGGCAGAACCCGCCGCGCCCGGTCATGGATCTGAGTAAAGTGCCGTTTGTGTATGATCACATTGAGGATTTTCAGAATAAGATCATTTATTATGAATCCAGTCGCGGATGTCCGTTTTCCTGCAGCTATTGTCTCTCCTCGATTGATAAATGTCTCCGTTTTCGGAATCTGGAACTGGTCAAAAAGGAGCTTCAGTTTTTCATTGATCACGAAGTGCCGCAAGTGAAGTTTGTAGACCGCACCTTCAATTGTAAGCACAGTCATTCCATGGCAATCTGGACATACTTAAAAGAGCATGACAGAGGAAAGACGAATTTCCATTTTGAGGTGGCAGCAGATCTGTTAAATGAAGAGGAGATGGAGCTGATCGCGTCCATGCGTCCGGGGCTGATCCAGCTGGAGATCGGAATCCAGTCCACCAATCCGGAGACGATCACGGAAATCCGCAGAAAGATGAACTTTGAGGAAGTAAAGCGGATTGTAAAAAGAGTGCAGGAAAAAGGAAACGTACATCAGCATCTCGACCTGATCGCCGGGTTGCCGTATGAAGATTATGAGCGTTTTGCACAGTCCTTCCGTGATGTCTATGCATTGCATCCGGAGCAGCTCCAGCTTGGATTCCTGAAGGTGTTAAAAGGTTCCTATATGCATGAAAAGACGGAAGATTATCAGCTTTTATATCAGGATCGGCCGCCGTTTGAAGTGCTTTCTACAAAGTGGCTCTCCTATGATGACGTGATCCGTCTCAAAGGTGTGGAAGAGATGGTGGAGGTCTATTACAACAGCGGACAGTTTGTCAATACACTTCGATTATTAGAGGAAGAGTTTACAGATACGTTTGCTTTGTATGAAAGTCTGAGCCGTTATTATGAAGAAAACGGACTGCATATGATAAATCACTCCCGAATTACAAGATATGAAGTATTATTTGCATTTATCAAAGCATGTGTAGAAAAGAATGTGGAAAACTATCGGCAGATGTTGATACTGGATCTCTATTTACGGGAAAATGTGAAAAAAAGACCGGAGTTTGCAGGTGAAGTCAGCGTTGATAAGCAAAAAGCTTCTGCATTTTATGAAAAAGAGGCAGAAGAGCGCCGGTATTTGAAGGGCTATGAAGGATATGATAAGAGACAGCTTCGGAAAATGACGCATCTGGAGCAGATCAATGGAAATCTCTACGTGTTTGATTACCGGAACCGGAATGTTCTGACGAATCAGGCAAGCGTATTTTGGGTAGAAGGAGGAGACGAGGCATACCCATCCGGGCATCCAACACATGCCTGCGG
This window of the Mediterraneibacter gnavus ATCC 29149 genome carries:
- a CDS encoding B12-binding domain-containing radical SAM protein, with translation MKVLLTAINAKYIHSNLAVYSLRAYAGKYAQQTEIAEYTINQTMDDILSDIYRKKPDILCLSCYLWNILYVEQLITEIHKVLPKMQIWLGGPEVSYNAVSVMEQYPQVTGVMCGEGEETFLELMEYWNQERESLDTIKGIVYRENGTCRQNPPRPVMDLSKVPFVYDHIEDFQNKIIYYESSRGCPFSCSYCLSSIDKCLRFRNLELVKKELQFFIDHEVPQVKFVDRTFNCKHSHSMAIWTYLKEHDRGKTNFHFEVAADLLNEEEMELIASMRPGLIQLEIGIQSTNPETITEIRRKMNFEEVKRIVKRVQEKGNVHQHLDLIAGLPYEDYERFAQSFRDVYALHPEQLQLGFLKVLKGSYMHEKTEDYQLLYQDRPPFEVLSTKWLSYDDVIRLKGVEEMVEVYYNSGQFVNTLRLLEEEFTDTFALYESLSRYYEENGLHMINHSRITRYEVLFAFIKACVEKNVENYRQMLILDLYLRENVKKRPEFAGEVSVDKQKASAFYEKEAEERRYLKGYEGYDKRQLRKMTHLEQINGNLYVFDYRNRNVLTNQASVFWVEGGDEAYPSGHPTHACGGQTSSDHV